A single region of the Mustela lutreola isolate mMusLut2 chromosome 2, mMusLut2.pri, whole genome shotgun sequence genome encodes:
- the LOC131825749 gene encoding olfactory receptor 10H4-like, with amino-acid sequence MVYEFILLGFSTFPPHLLPAFFLLYLLMYLFTLMGNLIIMATVWNEHSLHTPMYLFLCALSTSEILLTVTLTPRMLVDMLSTCHTISFVACASQMFFSFTFGFTHSFLLTVMGYDRYVAISHPLWYNVLMSTHTCARLVSWSWAGGSVIGLMVTLIVFRLTFCGSNEIHHFGCHVLSLLKLACGKETSSVTLGVILVCVTVLMGCLFLIILSYVFIVAAILRIPSAEGRHKTFSTCVSHLTVVIVHYGFASIIYLKPKGSHSLNSNTLMATTYTVFTPFLSPIIFSLRNKELKNAIKKSFQRKFNPLSS; translated from the coding sequence ATGGTGTATGAATTCATCCTCCTAGGCTTCTCCACCTTCCCACCACatctcctgcctgccttcttcttGCTGTACCTGCTGATGTACCTGTTCACCCTGATGGGGAACCTGATCATCATGGCCACTGTCTGGAATGAGCACAGCCTGCACACACCCATGTACCTTTTCTTGTGTGCCTTGTCTACATCTGAGATTCTGTTAACTGTTACCCTCACCCCTCGCATGCTGGTTGACATGCTCTCAACCTGCCACACCATCTCCTTTGTGGCCTGTGCCAGTCAGATGTTCTTCTCCTTTACCTTCGGCTTCACCCACTCCTTCCTGCTCACAGTCATGGGCTATGACCGTTACGTGGCCATCAGCCACCCCCTGTGGTATAACGTGCTCATGAGCACCCACACCTGTGCCCGGCTAGTTTCCTGGTCctgggctggtggctcagtcataggGTTGATGGTAACCCTGATAGTTTTTCGTCTCACCTTTTGTGGGTCTAATGAGATCCATCATTTTGGCTGCCACGTGCTTTCCCTCCTAAAGTTGGCCTGTGGGAAGGAGACATCTTCTGTCACCTTGGGTGTGATCCTGGTGTGTGTCACAGTTCTAATGGGGTGTTTATTCCTCATCATCCTCTCCTATGTCTTCATTGTGGCTGCCATATTGAGGATCCcttcagctgaaggcaggcacaAGACCTTCTCCACATGTGTGTCCCACCTCACTGTGGTCATTGTGCACTATGGTTTTGCCTCCATAATTTACCTCAAGCCCAAAGGCTCCCATTCTTTGAACAGTAACACTCTGATGGCCACCACCTATACAGTCTTCACTCCCTTTCTCAGTCCAATCATTTTCAGCCTCAGGAATAAGGAGCTCAAGAATGCCATAAAGAAAAGCTTCCAGAGAAAATTCAATCCCCTAAGCTCCTAA